From Bacillus pumilus, one genomic window encodes:
- the ymfI gene encoding elongation factor P 5-aminopentanone reductase has protein sequence MSRWALITGASGGIGQAAAKKLAQKGCHVMLHYHKNEQAAVQLAAQLEETCHIQTHVVQADLAKMGGADELVSRLPVSPDILVLNSGKSHVGLVTDTEKDVLASMVQLHVTSPYELTQHLLPAMIQKKAGHIVVVSSIWGETGASCEVLYSMVKGAQNAFIKGLAKELAPSGIRANAVSPGAVRTDMMKSFTQEDIAMLEEEIPLGRLASPEEIANVIWFLASKQSSYMTGQILSVNGGWYC, from the coding sequence ATGAGTCGTTGGGCGCTGATAACAGGTGCCAGTGGCGGGATTGGGCAGGCTGCAGCCAAAAAGCTTGCCCAAAAAGGCTGCCACGTGATGCTCCATTATCACAAAAATGAACAGGCAGCCGTGCAGCTTGCCGCTCAGCTGGAAGAAACATGTCATATTCAGACGCACGTCGTTCAAGCGGATTTAGCTAAAATGGGCGGAGCAGATGAGCTCGTCAGCCGTCTGCCTGTATCCCCAGATATTCTTGTATTAAATAGCGGTAAAAGTCATGTCGGATTAGTGACAGATACAGAAAAAGATGTATTAGCCAGTATGGTGCAGCTGCATGTCACAAGTCCATATGAGCTCACCCAACACCTATTGCCAGCCATGATTCAAAAAAAAGCAGGTCATATTGTTGTAGTAAGCTCGATATGGGGAGAAACAGGTGCATCGTGTGAAGTGCTGTACAGCATGGTGAAGGGAGCGCAAAATGCGTTTATTAAAGGTCTGGCAAAAGAGCTTGCCCCAAGTGGAATTAGAGCAAATGCTGTTTCGCCAGGTGCTGTCCGTACAGACATGATGAAAAGCTTCACACAAGAAGATATTGCAATGCTTGAGGAAGAAATCCCGCTTGGCCGGCTTGCATCACCTGAGGAGATTGCAAATGTCATTTGGTTTCTCGCCTCAAAGCAGTCAAGTTATATGACAGGTCAAATTTTATCCGTTAATGGCGGCTGGTACTGTTAA
- a CDS encoding DUF3388 domain-containing protein: MAKLEWYFEYEIQVNRPGLLGDISSLMGMLSINIVTINGVDVSRRGMLLRCDHTDQIKRLESILNTMETIKVTKLRQPKLRDRLAVRHGRYIQRDADDKKTFRFERDELGLLVDFMAELFKKEGHKLIGIRGMPRVGKTESIVASSVCASKRWLFVSSTLLKQTIRSQLIADEYSPDNVFIIDGIVSTRRGSEKHLQLLREIMRLPATKVVEHPDIFIQNSEYTMDDFDYIIELRNSADEEITYEHAEEPQVFDHSGFSGFDF, encoded by the coding sequence TTGGCAAAGCTCGAATGGTATTTTGAATATGAGATACAGGTAAACCGTCCCGGACTATTAGGAGACATTTCTTCTCTAATGGGGATGCTTTCAATTAATATTGTGACAATTAATGGTGTTGATGTATCAAGACGCGGAATGCTTTTGCGCTGTGACCACACAGATCAAATTAAGCGCCTTGAATCAATTTTAAATACAATGGAAACGATAAAAGTAACGAAATTAAGACAGCCAAAACTTCGTGACCGCTTAGCGGTTCGTCACGGCAGATATATTCAGCGTGATGCGGATGACAAAAAGACGTTCCGTTTTGAAAGGGACGAGCTTGGTCTTCTTGTAGATTTTATGGCTGAACTATTTAAAAAAGAAGGACATAAATTGATTGGGATTCGCGGGATGCCGCGTGTCGGAAAAACAGAATCAATTGTGGCTTCAAGTGTATGTGCCAGTAAGAGATGGCTTTTTGTATCGTCCACTCTTTTGAAACAGACGATCCGAAGTCAGCTGATTGCGGATGAATACAGCCCAGATAACGTCTTTATTATTGATGGGATTGTGTCGACGCGAAGAGGTTCTGAGAAGCACTTGCAGCTTTTAAGAGAAATTATGAGACTGCCGGCAACGAAGGTGGTTGAGCATCCAGACATCTTTATTCAAAATTCAGAATATACAATGGATGATTTCGACTATATCATTGAATTGCGTAATAGTGCAGATGAAGAGATTACATATGAGCACGCTGAAGAACCACAAGTGTTTGATCATTCTGGTTTTTCTGGCTTCGATTTTTAA
- a CDS encoding DUF3243 domain-containing protein, producing the protein MSVLENWDHWKNFLGDRLNHAQDKGLKDDTINNLAYEIGGYLANEVEAKNEQERVLADLWSVASEDEQRAIANMMVKLVENNSSH; encoded by the coding sequence ATGTCAGTACTTGAGAACTGGGACCATTGGAAAAACTTTTTAGGTGACCGTTTAAATCATGCGCAGGATAAAGGTTTAAAAGATGATACCATCAATAACCTTGCGTATGAAATTGGCGGATATTTAGCTAACGAAGTTGAAGCAAAGAACGAGCAAGAAAGAGTACTTGCTGACCTTTGGAGCGTTGCATCAGAAGATGAGCAGCGCGCTATTGCCAATATGATGGTCAAGCTGGTTGAAAATAATAGCTCGCACTAA